The Gemmatimonadota bacterium DH-78 region GCCGTTCGAGAATACGCCCGGCGAGGGCGGGTCCGATTCCAGGCAGGCCCTCGAGCCCCGCGGAGTCGGCGCGATTGAGATTCACGGGAGGTGGATCGCGCCCCGGAGCAGGGCCCGTTCGAGCGACGGATCGGCTCTCCCGGCGTTGGAGCATCGGCCGCGGCGCGGAGAACTGAAGAAGCGGCTCCAACCGGGCCACCGTGGCCGGCCCGACCCCCCGGATCGCGGTGAGATCCGCGGGGGATTCGAAGTCGCCGGCGCGCTCCCGGTGAGCCACCCATGCGGCGGCGACGGCGGGCCCGACGCCCGGCAGGCGGTCCAGCTCCGCCTCCGACGCCCGATTGGCGTCGATGCGCTCGCCGGGCGCCAGCGGCTTCGAGCGGTGCGCGTCGTCGGCGGCCTTGTCGCGAGATGCCCGTTCCAGCACGTGCGCCACGTCGGGGTGCCCGGCCAGAGGGTCGTCGTCGGGC contains the following coding sequences:
- a CDS encoding helix-hairpin-helix domain-containing protein, translating into MTEGERSALKTATVVVLISAGLRWGADRVRPDDDPLAGHPDVAHVLERASRDKAADDAHRSKPLAPGERIDANRASEAELDRLPGVGPAVAAAWVAHRERAGDFESPADLTAIRGVGPATVARLEPLLQFSAPRPMLQRRESRSVARTGPAPGRDPPPVNLNRADSAGLEGLPGIGPALAGRILERRRRARFDRVDDLLEVRGIGPATLERLRPHVVVR